TCCGCAGCCTCCCCCGCCGGGTCCCCGGCCGGGGACAGGACCGGAGGGCGGACGCCCGCCCTCTATCTCTCCCATGGCGCCCCGCCCCTCGCGGACGACGCCGTCTGGCCGGGGCAGCTCGCCGCCTGGTCCGCCCGGCTGCCGCGCCCCCGGGCGATCCTGATGATCTCCGCCCACTGGGAGGAGGCCCCGCTCACGCTCGGCGCCACGGAGACCCGGCCGCTCGTCTACGACTTCTGGGGCTTCCCCGAGCGCTACTCCACGGTGCGGTACGAGGCCCCGGGCGCCCCCTGGCTCGCCGCCGCTGTGCGCAAGCTGCTGCGCCGCGCGGGCACTCCCGTCCAGGACATGCCCGACCGGGGGCTGGATCACGGTGCCTATGTCCCCTTGGTCGAGATGTACCCGGACGCCGATGTCCCCGTGCTCCAGATCTCGATGCCGACCCTCGATCCACAGCGGCTGATGGAGATCGGACGGCGGCTCGCGCCCCTGCGGGACGAGGGCGTACTGATCGTCGGCAGTGGCTTCTTCACCCACAATCTGGCGGCGCTGCGACAGGGCGGAATTCCCGCCTGGTCCGCCGAGTTCGACGACTGGGGGCAGCGCGCCCTCGCGGCGGCCGACATCGACGCCCTGCTGGACTTCGAGCACACGTCCCCGGCGGGACGGCTGGCACACCCCCGGACCGAGCACTTCGCCCCGCTCTTCGTCACGCTGGGGGCCGCAGAGGATGAGCTGGACGCCGGGCGCAGTGTGATCGACGGCTTCTGGATGGGGCTGGCCAAGCGCTCCGTCCAGTACGGCTGACGCACGGCGCGCCGGGCCCGTCCGCAGATGCGCAGGGCGCGGGGCCCATGGGTGCGGATCACCGCAGGGGTGGCGCCGCCCGCCAGACCGGGCGGGCGGCCGGGGCCACCACCCGGCGAGGACGGTGCGTCAGGGGCTCGGCGGTCTCGCGCTCGAAGCGGCGGGCCCGGTCGGCGGTGCGGCGGGGGCCGCCGAGGGCCAGTTCCCGGCGGTCACCTCGGCGCTCGGCGTGGGCATGCCCCTCCAGGAGGTCCTGGCAGCGGTCGAGCCGACGGTGGACGGTTCCCGCCCGACCCTGGCGCACCAGGGCCTCCACCGCCATGGGCGCGTGGCCGCCGATCCGGCCGTCGCGCCCGGGCCCGGCGGCATGGATGCGGTCGAGCGCCTCGTCGAGGACCCCGCTGCGGTCCGGGGGCGGCGGCGCGGCAGCAGCGGTGCGGTGGTCCTCCACGGCCGGACCCCAGGCAG
The nucleotide sequence above comes from Streptomyces clavuligerus. Encoded proteins:
- a CDS encoding dioxygenase family protein, with translation MTATPASAAPGFPAGPSAPPAEAASSAASPAGSPAGDRTGGRTPALYLSHGAPPLADDAVWPGQLAAWSARLPRPRAILMISAHWEEAPLTLGATETRPLVYDFWGFPERYSTVRYEAPGAPWLAAAVRKLLRRAGTPVQDMPDRGLDHGAYVPLVEMYPDADVPVLQISMPTLDPQRLMEIGRRLAPLRDEGVLIVGSGFFTHNLAALRQGGIPAWSAEFDDWGQRALAAADIDALLDFEHTSPAGRLAHPRTEHFAPLFVTLGAAEDELDAGRSVIDGFWMGLAKRSVQYG